TGTTGTAAAATTAACCACGCCACAGCAGGAACGACATAACTTCCATAACCTTCGGTTTGGTTATAAAGAGGTTGGATTTTTAAGGGAACAGGCTCTCTAATAGCGGTCACTTTTTCTTTACTTTTTACAAGAGGCAATAATTTTTTGATTTCTATCCCTGCTGAGAGAGTCAGCACCGCACTTGCCATTGCTTGCTGTGCGTATTTACTCGCAAGAATATAGCCGCCGTTTCCGACCATATTCACTGTTGTCGATTTTCCTAAAGTAACATTACGCTGTAAATTTTCAGGAATTACCATCATTGCCATTATTTGATCGTCAAGAAGCATTTTTTTAGCTTTTCGTTCATTGCTAACGACTTCCACTTTAACGGCAGGAGCAGCAGTAACCATTTGAATCATTTTACGAGATAAGCTGTCGTGGGCATTATCCACTATCGCAACAGGTACATTACGCACAATCTCAGTGCTATAAGGCAAAGGGTAATATAATCCATAAATCACAGGGGCGATGATCAGCAGTAGCAAAACGCCAGCGTCAGTAAAAATACTTCTAAAGGTATCCTTTATGGCTGAAATAAAATCATTCATTATCTCATACCCCATTTATGTTTGCGTTGTAATGCGATTGCGGTAAATAGTGTCGATAATAACATCATTATGATGATGGCAATAATAAAGCCGTAGCTGGTGGATAAACCAAAATACCAATCTTGTCGCATTTCTATTTGAGCAATTTGCGATTGTAAATAATGAGTAAGAGGTAACATTTGTGCGATCACTTGTGCTGAATCTGGCATTGCAACAAGGGGATACGTCACCCCTGAAAATGCAAAAGCAGGTCCCGTAATAATACCTGTATTAGATAAACCCACACGATTAGACATTGCCATTGCAGTTAACATAATACCAAGCCAAAGGGATAAGATCATCAATAGGCAGCCGTTAAAAATTGTTATACATAAATTT
This DNA window, taken from Phocoenobacter uteri, encodes the following:
- a CDS encoding ABC transporter permease → MNDFISAIKDTFRSIFTDAGVLLLLIIAPVIYGLYYPLPYSTEIVRNVPVAIVDNAHDSLSRKMIQMVTAAPAVKVEVVSNERKAKKMLLDDQIMAMMVIPENLQRNVTLGKSTTVNMVGNGGYILASKYAQQAMASAVLTLSAGIEIKKLLPLVKSKEKVTAIREPVPLKIQPLYNQTEGYGSYVVPAVAWLILQQTLLIACAMLVSTWYEKHNAYATATQWLGRLTAISFIHYIICLGYTGSMFSFWGYTAGANPLGNLVLIVLFSPCVATLGCLLGLLIKDRERTMQILVFSALPMYFMSGYSWPADLLPLPLQYLRWIFPSTAVIPAGVSLNQLGGTVFENLHYFLALGILMWTGLAMLFWFGRKKV